Genomic segment of Umezawaea sp. Da 62-37:
CACTCGTCCAGGTGTTCGAGCGTGCCGCCCTGCTTCCACTTCGCCGCGAAGAACCCCAGCACGGTGACCAGCAGGAACAGGACCGTGAACACCACCAACTCGGTCCACCGCATCAGCGCTTCCCCTTCTTCTTCGCCGAGCCCGCGCCCTTGGCCCTACCGGCGGTCCTCGCGGTGCCGGCGGACTTCGCGCCGGTGGACTTCGCGGCGCCGGTGGGCGTGGCGGTGCTGGCGGTCTTCGTCGTGCCGGTGTCCAGGTCGTCGACAGCGAGGTGGTCGGCACCGTGCACCACCGGCTCGTCCCTCGTCCTGAGGAACACCAGTCCGACGCAGACGACCCCGACGGGGACGAACGCGAACTGGTACCAGTAGAAGAACGGCAGCCCGAACGCCTCGGGTTTGGCGAAGTTGAAGAACGGCGTGATCAACATCAGCAGTGGAACCAGCAGGAGCAGGTTCCAGTTGCTCCAGCGCAAGCTGGACTTTGGGTCAGAAGGCATGTTGCCCCTCCGTACGGCCCTGGTTACTCAGGTGTTTCGAGATGTTAGGCCGGGAGGGTCTTGGACGTCACCGTGTCGTGTGGATCGACTGCGGATTGGACTGCCAAATCGTGACCGTCTAACGACCGGTCAGCCTAGTGACCAAATGAGACTCGGCCGTGTCGAAGTAGCGGAGCAGCTCCTGTTCGGCCTCGACCACGGAGTCCGCGTCCAGCAGCGCCACGATGGCGAGGTTCATCGGCAGGTAGTCCTGGTAGAACTCGCGCGGGTTGCCCATCACGTGGAACGCCAGCCGCAGTTCGGCCAGCAGCCGCTGGACCTCCTCGTCGAGCCGGAGGCTGCCCGCGAGCGCCGTGACCGCCCGGTGGAAGCGGATGTTGGCCGTGCCGACGTCGATCCAGTTCTCCGTCTCGGCACCGCGCACGCCGAACCGGACCGCGTCGCGCACGCCCTCGCGGGCCTCGTCGGTCGCGTCGGTCCACCGGCGGATCGCGCCGCACTCGATCACCCGGCGGGCGGCGTAGATGTCCGCGACCTCCGCGACGCCCGGCTCGCACACGAAGACGCCGCGGCTGTGCTCGTGCACCAGCAGGCGTTCGTGGGTGAGCAGCCGGAACGCCTCGCGCAGGGTGTTGCGGGAGATGCCGAGCGCCTCGGAGATGGCCTTCTCGTTGAGCTGGAGGCCGGGGGTCAGCTCGCCGTCGAGCATCCGGTCGCGCAGCTTGTCCGCGACCCGTTCCGCACGGGCGCGGTCCTGGCTGAGGCGGTCGTCGGCGAGGGTGCCCAGCCAGTCGTGCGACGGCGCGGTGCTCATGGGGCCAGCTTACCGGTTTGGAGTATTGTCGGATTGTTCAACAATCTTTACTCTGGCGGTAGGGAGGTTGGCCATGGATCTCAACGCGGACCTGGGGGAAGGCTTCGGCCGGTGGGCGCTCGGCGACGACGAGGGGCTGCTGGACGTCGTGACGAGTGCGAACGTGGCCTGCGGCTTCCACGCGGGCGACCCGGACACCATGCGGCGGACCTGCGAACTCGCCGCCGAGCGCGGTGTCGCGGTCGGGGCGCACGTCGGCTACCGCGACCTGGCCGGGTTCGGCCGCAGGTTCCTGGACGTCGAGCCCGCCACGCTGACCGCCGAGATCCTCTACCAGCTCGGCGGGCTGGACGCGTGCGCGCGGGCGGCCGGGGTGCGGGTCAGCTACGTGAAGCCGCACGGCGCCCTCTACAACGCGCTGGTCAGGCACGAGGCGCAGGCCGATGCCGTGGTCGACGCGGTGCGCGCCTACGACCCGACGCTCACCGTCCTCGGCCTGCCGGGCGCGGTGTGGCTCAAGCGCGCGGAGGTCGCCGGGCTGCCGGTGCGGTTCGAGGCGTTCGCCGACCGCGCGTACACGACGTCGGGCGGGCTCGTGCCCCGCGGCCGGGCTGGCGCGGTGCTGACCGACCCGGTGGAGATCGCCCGGCGCTGCGTCCAGCTCGCCGTGGAGAGCACCGTCACCAGCGTCGACGGCTTCCCCGTCCGGGCGAGGGTCGACTCGATCCGCGTGCACGGCGACAACCCGAACGCGGTGGCCATCGCGGGTGCCGTGCGCCGGGCGTTGACGGCCTCCGGTGTGAAGTTAAAACCTCTCAACCGGGAAAACCGCAGGCTGACGGCGTGAGCTGAACGATCGGGGTACCGCCACTGGGAGTGACCGGCCACTATCGCACGGTGACACACATCTTCCGGCTGCGCGCCGCCGTGCCCGCGGCGGTCGCCCTGTCCCTGCTCATGACCCCCGCGGTCGCGTTCGCCCAGGACGCCGCTCCGGCTCCCTGCTTCGACACCACCGCTCCCCTGACCGTCGAGGAGCAGCGCCTCGACGACACCCTGGTCGCGGGCGGCCCCGCCGTCGGACCGGAACTGGTCCGGCTCGCGGGGTTCACCCCGGCGGTCGAGAAGTTCGCCGACCGGCTGTGCCGCACGACCTCCGCCCGGTCCGCCGCCCAGCTAGTCAGCACCGCGGGCGGCGACCTGTGGCGTTCGGCGGTCAAGCGCGCGCAGAGCACCCAGACCACCTGGGACGCCTACGACGACCGGCCGCTGTACTGGGCCCGGCTGCACCTGACCAGGGCGCTGCGGCAGTGGTCGCCGCGGTTCGGGCTGGACGCGGCCGCGCGCGCCGGGCTCGTCGAGTCGGTCGACCGGGCCTCGCGCGGGGTGTCGGACGTGAAGTTCCCGCAGCAGGACGGCGTGCGGCGGATCGTCGTGACCGGCTTCGACCCGTTCCAGCTCCAGGGCTCGTCCGTGCGCCGCGGCAACCCGGCGGGCGCGACCGCGCTGCAACTCGACGGCAAGGTGTTCGACACCCCGCAGGGCAAGGTCGTGGTGCAGGCCGCGGTGCTGCCGGTGCTGTGGGGGGCGTTCGACGAGGGCGTCGTCGAGTCCGTCTACGGCGCGGCGTTGCAGGCCAAGGTCAAGCCGGACGCGTTCGTGACGGTCAGCCAGGGCAGGCCGGGCCGGTTCGACGTCGAGCGCTGGGCGTCGCGCTGGCGCGGCGGGTTCCCCGACAACGACGACGCCTCCGCGGTCGGCCCCGTCCCGGACGCGGCGGGCTGGCCGCAGCCCGCGACGGAGTTCATCGAGACCACGCTGCCCTACCAGAAGATGATCGACGCGGGCACCGGCCCGTTCCCGGTGCAGCTCAACAGGTCGTTCTGCGAGTGGCCGGTCGGCACGCCCGGCACCGGCCCGATGTCGTGCCGCAGCGACGAGCCGACGCCCGGCGCGGCCGCGGCGTCCGGTGGCGGCGGTGACTACCTGTCCAACGAGAGCATGTACCGCGCCAACCGCGTACGGACCGGCCTCGGCGCGACCGACGTGCTCGGCGGGCACCTGCACACCCCCGTGCTCACCCAGCCGATCGACCCGGCGGCGCTGACCGACGCCGCGTTCGAGGCGCAGCGACGGGAGATCACCGACCAGGCCGTGGCGCTCGTGGGCACCGTCTGATTCTCTCCACAGCCTGTGCACAATTCCGTGCACAGGCTGTGGACAACTCGGCTTCATCGCAGTTCAGGCACTGTGCACAGTTGTGCACAACAGCGGAAGACCCGGTGGACAACGCTGGCCACCGGGTCTTCTCCACGCCTCACACCATCAGCCGAGGCGTTGCTTGAGGGACTCGAACTCGTCGCGCAGCGAGCTCGGGAGCTTGTCGCCGATCTTGGTGAACCACTCCTCGATGAGCGGGATCTCGGCCTTCCACTCGTCCACGTCGACCACCAGCGAGGTCTCGATGTCGGCGGTCGACGCCTCCAGGCCCGACAGGTCGAGGGCGTCGGCGGTCGGCACGTGGCCGATCGGGGTCTCCACGGCGGCGGCCTTGCCCTCGATGCGCTCGATCGCCCACTTCAGGACGCGCGAGTTCTCACCGAAACCGGGCCACAGGAAGCTCTTGTCCTCGCCGCGGCGGAACCAGTTGACGTAGAAGATCTTCGGCAGCTTCGCGGCGTCGGCGTTCTTGCCGACCTCGATCCAGTGCTTGAAGTAGTCGCCGGCGTTGTAGCCGATGAACGGCAGCATCGCCATCGGGTCGCGGCGCACGACACCGACCTTGCCGGTGGCGGCGGCGGTCGTCTCGCTGGACAGCGTGGCGCCCATGAACACGCCGTGCTGCCAGTCGCGCGACTCGGTGACCAACGGGATCGTCGTGGCGCGGCGGCCGCCGAAGAAGATCGCCGAGATCGGCACGCCCTTCGGGTCGTCCCACTCCGGCGCCTTGATGTCGCACTGCTCGATCGGCGTGCAGTAGCGGGAGTTCGGGTGCGAGGACAGCTCGCCGCTGTCCGGCGTCCAGTCCTGCTTCTTCCACGAGGTCAGGTGGGCCGGGGGCTCGCCCATGCCCTCCCACCAGACGTCGCCGTCGTCGGTCAGCGCGACGTTGGTGAACAGCGAGTTGCCCTTCGCGATGGTGCGCATCGCGTTCGGGTTCGTGTGGTAGTCCGTGCCGGGCGCCACGCCGAAGAAGCCGTTCTCCGGGTTCACCGCGTACAGGCGGCCGTCCTCGCCGAAGCGCATCCAGGCGATGTCGTCGCCGAGCGTCTCGACCTTCCAGCCGGGGATGGTGGGCTCCAGCATCGCCAGGTTCGTCTTGCCGCACGCCGACGGGAACGCCGCGGCGACGTAGTAGACCTTGTTCTCCGGCGAGGTCAGCTTGAGGATCAGCATGTGCTCGGCCAGCCAGCCCTCGTCGCGCGCCATCACCGAGGCGATGCGCAGCGAGTAGCACTTCTTGCCCAGCAGGGCGTTGCCGCCGTAGCCCGAGCCGAACGACCAGATCATCCGCTCTTCGGGGAACTGGGTGATGTACTTCGTGTCGTTGCACGGCCACGGCACGTCGGCCTGGCCGTCCTCGAGCGGCGCGCCGATCGAGTGCAGCGCCTTCACGTACTTGGCGTCCTCGCCGAACTTCGCGAGCGCCTTGTCGCCCATGCGGGTCATGATGTGCATGGAGACGACGACGTATTCGGAGTCGGTGATCTCCACGCCCAGCATGGGTTCATCGGCTTCGAGCGGGCCCATGCAGAACGGGATGACGTACATCGTGCGGCCGCGCATCGAGCCCCGGTAGAGCTCGGTCATGATGGCCTTCATCTCCGAAGGGTCCATCCAGTTGTTCGTGGGGCCGGAGTCGGCCTCGTCCAGCGAACAGATGAAGGTGCGCTCCTCGACCCGCGCGACATCGGTCGGGTCGGACGCCGCCCAGAACGAGTTCTGCTTCTTCTTGAGGGGCACGAAAGTCCCGGCGTCCACTAGCTTTCCGGTGAGCCGTGTCCATTCCGCGTCGGTTCCGTCGGCCCACACGACCTCGTCCGGACAGGTCAGTTCGGCGACTTCGCGGACCCAGGACAGCAGGCCAGCATGGTTGGTAGGTGCCTTGTCGAGACCGGGAATGGTCACTGCCGTCATCTCGTCTCGTCTCCTGACTAGCGCCACAGGCCCACACGGACGTCGTCGCCCGGCATGGGACGACAACGTCCTCGGAAATAGCTCCACAACGTCCGGGAGAACCGGACGTTCTGCGAAGGGGATGGCCCGAGGCTAGCCGGGTCAATCCCCGGTTACCGGCACCTGACCTGTCGGCTCCCTCACAAGACCGATTCTGGAATCGATTCAGCACCCGTTTACCAAGCCGCCGACTGTGACCTGCGCTTTGATCGGGGAAAAGCAAGGGCCCCGTGTGCGTTGATCGCCACACGGGGCCCGCTTTTCCCTGCGAAGTATGGAAGCGCTCTCAATGGTCTAGGCCAATGAGCATTTCCGTTGGATTCAGTTCGGACTGATCCACTGACCCGTCGTGGAATCGATTCGCACGACCCCGGACACCGAGCCGAACGGCTCGTCGTGCTCCACCCACACGTCGTCGGACTCCGACAGCACCCCGCTCTTGCTGTCCGCCACGTACTTGCCGTTCGAGTCGATGTGCCCGCGCTCCACCTCGGTCCAGGTGTCCTCGCCGGTGTGCTCGGTCATCGTCACCTGACCCGACCGGGTGATCTCGGTGGCCAGGTCCGCCTTGCCGTCGCCGTCGGAGTCGGTGAACAGCCAGGTGTCGCCGTCCTCGTCCTTCACCACGGCCGTGTCGGCCCGGCCGTCGCCGTCGGTGTCCTCGGTCGGCACACCGACGTTCTGGTCGCCGGTGTCCGTGTCCACGACCATCGTGCGACCCGCGTTGGTGTTCGTCTGCTCGTGCGCGTCGGTCGGGTCCACCGCGATCCACTCACCGGAGTGGTCGTCGAACCGGGCCTGCGCGACCAGCTTGCCGTCGTGGTCGAACGTGCTCATCAGGTCAGCGTCGCCGTCGTGGTCGGTGTCGGTGAACGCCAGGTGCCCACCGTCGTCGGTCTCCACGACCGCGCTGTCCTCGATGCCGTCGCTGTCCAGGTCGAAGGTCGTCTCGGCGGTGTACTCCTCGCCCTCGACGGTGACCTTGAGCTCGCCGTTGGCTCCGCCGTTCTCGTCGATGTACACCGGGTCACCCTCCAACGTGTTGCGTACCGGTAGGACCCACGGTAGGCCTGTTCGGTTCCGAGGGGGTGGTCACACGCGGTCCCGAACCGTGCGGATCCGTCCCAGGAGCTGGTCGGCCAGCGCGCGACCGGACCTGATCTCGGACTGGCGGCGGGTGACGGTCTGGAGTTCGCGGCCGCGTTCGCCCGCCTCCATGCGGAGGGCCTTGTCGACGTCGCGGAGTTCGACCTCGATGGCTTCGACGCGCTTGCTGAGGGCGTCGTCGAGGGCGAGGGACAGGTGTTGTTCGGCGACGATCAGCTGTTCGGCGACGATCTGGTCGACGGTGGAGCGGGCGTCGGCGATGGCGTCGGAGAGCCACTGCTTGAGGTGCTGCTTGTCGGCCGTGTGCTTGCGGGTCCTGGCCATCCACCAGCCCGCGCCGAGGCCGAGGACGACGGTGACCGGCAGGACGATCGGGTTCAGGGCGGCGACGCCGAAACCCGCCAGCGGCAGCACGGCGAGGCGGCCCGCGCCGAGGCCGCCGGAGACGCCCATGAACACCAGCAGCTTGTCCTCGGCGGTCGGGGGGCGCTTGTCCGGCGGGCGCAGCACGACCGGCTGGTGCGGGCCGCGGGCGAACTGGGAGCGGATGACGGCCAGTTCGTCGGGGGAGAACAGTTCGGCCAGCGAGGTGTCGGTGACCTGGGACAACCGGCTGGCCAACAACGCGCTCAACCTGCCGGACACCACCTGGAGCGCGGCGTCGACCTGTTCGGGCAGCTTCGCCAGCGCCTCGCGGTCGGCGACGTCGATGGCCTGGCGGAACCAGCTCTGCACGTCGCGCATCTGCCTGCTGACCTCGTGCGCGCACTCGACGCGGGCCCGCTGGACCTCGCCGCGCAGCTTGAGCTGCCAGCCCCTGGTGGACGACCGGCGCTGGGAGTTCAGCTCCTCGCGCCGCGCGCGCAGCACCTCGGCCTCCTCCTCGCCGGTGCTCAGCGCCCGCTGCTCGCCCGCGAGCCGGACGTCGAACTCGGCCAGCACGGTGGTCAGCGCGCGCAGCGCGTTCGCCTCGGCGAGCATCGAGGCGCGGCCGACGACCAGTTCCTGCAACGCGGCCTGGAGGGCGGCGATGCCGGACCGCTCCCGCAGCATGGCGGCGGCGTCGGGGTTCGGGGCCTTGCCCGCCATCTCGAACATCCGCGCGGACACGGGGTGGAAGACGGCGTCGGCGAACCTCGGCGCGTGCTCGGACAGCAGCGCCTTGTTGGCGTCGAGCAGCTCGCGCCACCCCCGGTACTGGTCCGTCTTGGTCAGCGCGAACACGACGGTCTCCACGCGTTCGCCGACGCTGTGCAGGAACGCCAGCTCGCCCTTGGTGAACGGGGCCGACGAGTCGACCACGAACAGCAGCGCGGTGGCGGACGCGGCGGCCTCGACGGCCAATTCGCCGTGCACGGTGTCCAGGCCGCCGACGCCGGGGGTGTCCACGACGGACATCCGCTCCAGCAGCGGCACCGGCCCGTCGACCTCGACGTACCGGGGCGGCAGCTCGCCCTCGGGCAGGTCGTGCGCGGCGGACACCCAGTTGACCAGCTCGGACGGCTCGAACGGCACGGGTTCGAGCACGCCGGGGTAGCAGGCGCGGCTGGCCCACCGCTCGCCGTGCTGGAAGACGAGGTAGGTGCTGGTGGCGACCTCGGCGTCGACCGGCGACAGGCCCGGTGTGGCCAGCAGGGCGTTGACCAGCGAACTCTTGCCGCGGTTCGTCTCGCCGACGACGACCACGCTGGGCGTGCGGTCGCGGACGGCGCGGACCTGGTCGACCCAGTCCGCCGCCTTCGGATCGATCTCGCGGACCAGCGCGGTCAGCTTCTCCCTCGCCTGCTTGACGGTCTGCGGCAGCGTCAAGGTCATGTCCTCGCCGTGTAGACCGTGACGATCGGCGGTCGCAGGGTGCGCTCGCGGTCGGTGAACCCGACCACCTCGGTCTCGGCGACCACGCCGTCCAGCGCCGGGTCGTCGGTGGGCACGGTGCCGCCCGCCTCGTGCCGCGACGGGTCGAAGCGATCGCCGTCGGGGCGCACGGCCCGCACGCCGACGGAGGCGAGCGCCTCCTCGATGCGCTCCACGACACCGGCGCTGCGGGCGCGGTCCAGGGCGTAGAGGCAGAGCTTCACCAGCGCGCGCCGTTCGGCCAGCGCCTGGTCCAGGAGTTCGTCACCGATCGTGTCCATCGTTGGTGCCGCCACATCGGCTTGCGACGCGGTCGCCACCGCGTCGGTTCCGTCCACGCTCATCGCTGCCCCCCGCCGCGGAGTTGCTGCCAGATCAGGAAGTACGCCCGGTGCACCACGTGCGCCACCCTGCTCTGGGCCGGTGTGGCCCCGAACGAGGCGAAAGAACGCCACCAGGCCGCCCGTTCCAGCGCGTACGCGGCCAGGTCGGGCAGCGGTCGGCCGCGCAGGCCGAGCTGGTCGGGGATGTGCGGGCTGCCACCCACCCGCAGCACCTCCTCGGCCAGTTCGGCGGGCATCGCGACCGCGCCGGAGGTGACCAGCGTCAACGCCTCCAGCAGCCGCAGCTGGTGCGCTTCGGGCTTGGCCAGCAGCACCTCGATCGCGTTGTGCACCCGCTGCCGCTCGCCCGCGTCGCCGGACGCCTGGGCCAGCGCCGTAACCGACGCGAGCGCGGCGGCGGCCTTGATGCCGTCGGCGCGGACGCGGAACACCGCGTTCAGCTTGGCGCGCACGCCGTCCAGGCCGGAGGAGTCGAGGAGCTTGCGCCGCAGCGCGCCCGCGGTGATCGCGGGTTCGGCGGCCAGCGCGGTCAGCGCGCACCGCACGCCGTAGAGGTCGAGCCGCTCCATCAGCCGCACCCGCACGCCCGTCGGGACCTCGCAGTCCCAGCTGGTGAAGAGGTCGGTCGACATCAGCATCATCTCGAGCGTCGCGGCGTCCAGCTCGGCGATCTTGCGCAGCGCGTCCGCGTCGGTCGAGGTGAACCCGCCGGTCTCGGCGGACTCGGCGACCAGGCCGATCACCGGCAGCACGTCGGCGACCCTCGGCTTGAGGATCTGCGCCTGCTTCTCCGCGATCAGCAGCGCGGCCTTCCAGGTGTCGCCGTCGGAGCCCTCGACCGACTCGGGCGCGATGGTGTCGGCCTTGTTCAGCACGGCGATCGCGTTGACCGGCCCGGCCTCCCGGCTCGCGGTGGCCGCCGTGAACGCCGCCAGCGCCTGGTGGTCGTCCGCCCGCACGCCCTGCGTCACGACGTAGAGCACGGCCTCCGCGCCCGCGACCGCGTTGCGGGACACCGGGTCCAGGTCGCCCGCCGCGCCGAGCAGCGCCTCCGTGCGGGCGACCGACGCGGCGTCCAGCGAGCCGAGACCGGGGGTGTCGATCACGGTCAGGTCCCGCAGCACCGCGTTGGTGAGGTACGCCTCGATGTGCGACACCTGCTCCACGTCGACGCCGAGCGAGGCGGGGATCATCCCGTCCGCGTCGAACGGCAGCACCTGCTTGCGGCCGTCGGTGAAGATCACTTCGATCCGGTCGACCGTGCCGTACTGGAACCGGGTGACCAGCCGGGTGCACTCGCCGACCGCGGTCGGCGCGACCCGGCGGCCGATCAGGGCGTTGACCAGCGTCGACTTACCGGACTTTATCCGGCCCGCGATCGCGACCTGGAGCGGCGCGGACAGCCTGCGCAGCACCTCGCGGAACCCCGCGGCGGTCTCCGGGGACACCTGCGGCTGCAACGAGACGCACAGGTTCGCGACCGCGGCCGAGAGCGGTCCGGCCAGTTGTCGCCCCGTAGCCGTGGTCACGCGGCAAATCGTGCCACGACGGTGTGAACCGCGGTGCCCGTTCGTTTCCAGACCACTCGGCGTGGGTAGTCGGTGACCGGACGTTCGTTCGCGGAGGGAGCCAGTCCGATGGACCAGAGCTACGCCGTCTTCCTGCTGCTGGGGGTCGTGCTCGTCGTGATCGACGGGCAGCTGATCTACTTCAGCGGTCGGGGCTACTTGACCAAGGCCTACGGGAACGCGGAGTCCGCGCGATCCATGAACCGGCTCGTCGCGGTGCTGTTCCACCTCGTCGTCCTGGGTGTCCTCCTGCTGATCTCGACCATGGACATCGACACCGGCGACCCCGTCAAGGACGTGGTGTGGCGCCTGGGCATCGTGCTGCTGCTGCTCGCGGTGGCGCACGGCGCGACCATGGCGATCCTGGCCCGCATCCGCGACCGGCAGATCCAGCAGGCGATGGTCGACGAGATGGCCGAGGAGCACCGCCAGTTCGACGAACGGCACCAGGGCATCCCCGAGGCGCGCGTCGAGACCCGCACCCCCCGGTCCTTCCGCAAGCCCGTCGACACCACTCCCGAGGTCGACGTCGAGCCTCCGGTGAAGCCCTACTCGGGCAGGTAGGCGGCCCGGACCGCCGCGACCGCGTCGTCCACCCCGATCCCTCAAGGCCGCCCCGGCGAACTCCGCCGCGGCGGCCTTGAGCGCGTTCGGGCCCGGCGGCCCGGTCCTGCGCCGGGGCCGGCAATCAGCCTGGAGGCGTACGCACGTTCAACCCGTGGCGCGACGCGCGTGGTTCGCCGGGTACCTAATCTTGCTGTCGTGCAGCGGTTGAGCCTGTGGATGCGAGCGCACCCGGTGTTCGGGGACTCCCTGATCGCCGGGCTGCTGTTCCTGGCCGACCTGACCTCGTTCGCGAGCAACGACCGGGTGTCCAACGGGGCGATCTTCCTGGTCGGGCTGCTGCTCACCGCGCCGGTGGCGTTCCGCCGCAAGTACCCGCTGGGCAGCAGCTACCTCATCCTGCTCGGCGGGTTCCTCCAGCTGATGACGCACGGCGGCCTCGAGGACGGCCTGCCGGTGCGGGCGGGTGATCTCGCGCTGGCCATCGCCCTGTACACGGTCGTGGCCTACGTGGGGAGGCAGCCCGCGCTGCTCTACACGATGGGTCTGTTCGTCGGGACGCTCATCTGGGCGGTGTGGCGGATCGCCGATCCCACGCCCGCGGTGTTCCTCACGATCCTGGTCGCCGCGATCTTCGGGTTCAGCTGGGCGCTCGGCTCGTTCGTCGGGGCGCGGCGGGCCTACCACTCGGAGTTGGAGCAGCGGCTCAAGCTGCTGGAGACCGAGCGCGACCAGCAGGCCAGGATCGCGGTCGGCGAGGAGCGGTCGCGGATCGCCCGCGAGCTGCACGACGTGGTCGCGCACGCGGTGAGCGTGATGGTCGTGCAGGCCGACGGCGCCGGGTACGCGATCCGCACGAAGCCGGAACTGGCGGAGGCCGCCGTGAAGACGATCTCGGACACGGGCAGGCAGGCGTTGACGGAGCTGCGCAGGCTGCTCGGCGTGCTGCGCAGCGAGGACCAGTCGGGCACCCAGTGGGCGCCGCAGCCGGACGCCCGCGAGCTGGCGAACCTGGCCGAGAACTGCCGGGCAGCGGGGCTGCCGGTCCGGTTGGAGATCACCGGTGACGTCGACCAGCTGCCGGTCGGCCTCGGCCTGAGCATCTACCGGATCGTCCAGGAGGCGCTGACCAACACGCTCAAGCACGCGGGCAGCGGCGCTAGCGCGGTGGTGAAGGTGCTGCGCACCGGCGAGAAGGTGGTGATCGAGGTGACCGACGACGGGTACGGCACACCGCACGACCTGGTCGCGGTGTCCGGCGGCAACGGTCTCATCGGCATGCGCGAACGGGCCGGTGTGCTCGGCGGCACGCTCGACGCGGGCCCCAATCCCGGCGGTGGCTGGCGGGTTCGCGCCGTGCTCCCGCTGATCGCGTCCTAGGGCCTGTTTCGCCAGTCTCGTTCGATTGGAGTCGCGCCTGAGGTGGTTCCTGGCGGTGCGGCCGAACGGGCCGCGTACCGCTGTTGTACGTGGCCCGTTCGGCCGTGCCCCCAGGGGCCGCCTCAGGCCCGGCTGTCGCGAACACGGACTGGCAAAACAGGCCCTAGGGTGAGCGCTGTGATCCGAGTACTGCTCGTCGACGACCAAGAGCTCATGCGCATGGGTTTCCGCATGGTGCTGGGCGCCCAACCCGACATCGACGTCGTCGGCGAGGCCGCGGACGGGCTCGACGCGGTGCAGCTCGCCGACCAGCTCAGGCCCGACGTCGTGCTGATGGACGTCCGGATGCCCGTGCTGGACGGCGTCGAGGCCACCAAGAGGATCGCCGAGGCGGGCACGTCCAAGGTGCTGGTGATGACCACGTTCGACATGGACGAGTACGCGCTGTCCGCGCTGCGCAACGGGGCCAGCGGGTTCCTGCTGAAGGACACCCCGCCCGGTGACCTGGTGTCGGCGCTGCGCGCGGTCGCCAGCGGCGACGCCGTGGTCTCCCCGAGCGTGACGAAGCGGCTGCTGAGCCGGTTCCTCGGGGAGAGCGGTGGCGAGCTGCGCGACGCGGCGGTGCTGGACGTGCTCACCGAGCGGGAGCGCGAGGTGCTGGTGCTGATCGCGAAGGGCCTGTCCAACACGGAGATCGCCCGGAAGCTGTTCCTGTCCGAGGCGACGGTGAAGACGCACGTCGGTCGGATCCTGGCGAAGCTGGAGATCAGGGACCGGG
This window contains:
- a CDS encoding DUF6802 family protein, translated to MYIDENGGANGELKVTVEGEEYTAETTFDLDSDGIEDSAVVETDDGGHLAFTDTDHDGDADLMSTFDHDGKLVAQARFDDHSGEWIAVDPTDAHEQTNTNAGRTMVVDTDTGDQNVGVPTEDTDGDGRADTAVVKDEDGDTWLFTDSDGDGKADLATEITRSGQVTMTEHTGEDTWTEVERGHIDSNGKYVADSKSGVLSESDDVWVEHDEPFGSVSGVVRIDSTTGQWISPN
- a CDS encoding nucleotide exchange factor GrpE — its product is MSVDGTDAVATASQADVAAPTMDTIGDELLDQALAERRALVKLCLYALDRARSAGVVERIEEALASVGVRAVRPDGDRFDPSRHEAGGTVPTDDPALDGVVAETEVVGFTDRERTLRPPIVTVYTART
- a CDS encoding GntR family transcriptional regulator, translating into MSTAPSHDWLGTLADDRLSQDRARAERVADKLRDRMLDGELTPGLQLNEKAISEALGISRNTLREAFRLLTHERLLVHEHSRGVFVCEPGVAEVADIYAARRVIECGAIRRWTDATDEAREGVRDAVRFGVRGAETENWIDVGTANIRFHRAVTALAGSLRLDEEVQRLLAELRLAFHVMGNPREFYQDYLPMNLAIVALLDADSVVEAEQELLRYFDTAESHLVTRLTGR
- a CDS encoding dynamin family protein, producing the protein MTTATGRQLAGPLSAAVANLCVSLQPQVSPETAAGFREVLRRLSAPLQVAIAGRIKSGKSTLVNALIGRRVAPTAVGECTRLVTRFQYGTVDRIEVIFTDGRKQVLPFDADGMIPASLGVDVEQVSHIEAYLTNAVLRDLTVIDTPGLGSLDAASVARTEALLGAAGDLDPVSRNAVAGAEAVLYVVTQGVRADDHQALAAFTAATASREAGPVNAIAVLNKADTIAPESVEGSDGDTWKAALLIAEKQAQILKPRVADVLPVIGLVAESAETGGFTSTDADALRKIAELDAATLEMMLMSTDLFTSWDCEVPTGVRVRLMERLDLYGVRCALTALAAEPAITAGALRRKLLDSSGLDGVRAKLNAVFRVRADGIKAAAALASVTALAQASGDAGERQRVHNAIEVLLAKPEAHQLRLLEALTLVTSGAVAMPAELAEEVLRVGGSPHIPDQLGLRGRPLPDLAAYALERAAWWRSFASFGATPAQSRVAHVVHRAYFLIWQQLRGGGQR
- a CDS encoding 5-oxoprolinase subunit PxpA; this encodes MDLNADLGEGFGRWALGDDEGLLDVVTSANVACGFHAGDPDTMRRTCELAAERGVAVGAHVGYRDLAGFGRRFLDVEPATLTAEILYQLGGLDACARAAGVRVSYVKPHGALYNALVRHEAQADAVVDAVRAYDPTLTVLGLPGAVWLKRAEVAGLPVRFEAFADRAYTTSGGLVPRGRAGAVLTDPVEIARRCVQLAVESTVTSVDGFPVRARVDSIRVHGDNPNAVAIAGAVRRALTASGVKLKPLNRENRRLTA
- a CDS encoding dynamin family protein, coding for MTLTLPQTVKQAREKLTALVREIDPKAADWVDQVRAVRDRTPSVVVVGETNRGKSSLVNALLATPGLSPVDAEVATSTYLVFQHGERWASRACYPGVLEPVPFEPSELVNWVSAAHDLPEGELPPRYVEVDGPVPLLERMSVVDTPGVGGLDTVHGELAVEAAASATALLFVVDSSAPFTKGELAFLHSVGERVETVVFALTKTDQYRGWRELLDANKALLSEHAPRFADAVFHPVSARMFEMAGKAPNPDAAAMLRERSGIAALQAALQELVVGRASMLAEANALRALTTVLAEFDVRLAGEQRALSTGEEEAEVLRARREELNSQRRSSTRGWQLKLRGEVQRARVECAHEVSRQMRDVQSWFRQAIDVADREALAKLPEQVDAALQVVSGRLSALLASRLSQVTDTSLAELFSPDELAVIRSQFARGPHQPVVLRPPDKRPPTAEDKLLVFMGVSGGLGAGRLAVLPLAGFGVAALNPIVLPVTVVLGLGAGWWMARTRKHTADKQHLKQWLSDAIADARSTVDQIVAEQLIVAEQHLSLALDDALSKRVEAIEVELRDVDKALRMEAGERGRELQTVTRRQSEIRSGRALADQLLGRIRTVRDRV
- a CDS encoding phosphoenolpyruvate carboxykinase (GTP), which encodes MTAVTIPGLDKAPTNHAGLLSWVREVAELTCPDEVVWADGTDAEWTRLTGKLVDAGTFVPLKKKQNSFWAASDPTDVARVEERTFICSLDEADSGPTNNWMDPSEMKAIMTELYRGSMRGRTMYVIPFCMGPLEADEPMLGVEITDSEYVVVSMHIMTRMGDKALAKFGEDAKYVKALHSIGAPLEDGQADVPWPCNDTKYITQFPEERMIWSFGSGYGGNALLGKKCYSLRIASVMARDEGWLAEHMLILKLTSPENKVYYVAAAFPSACGKTNLAMLEPTIPGWKVETLGDDIAWMRFGEDGRLYAVNPENGFFGVAPGTDYHTNPNAMRTIAKGNSLFTNVALTDDGDVWWEGMGEPPAHLTSWKKQDWTPDSGELSSHPNSRYCTPIEQCDIKAPEWDDPKGVPISAIFFGGRRATTIPLVTESRDWQHGVFMGATLSSETTAAATGKVGVVRRDPMAMLPFIGYNAGDYFKHWIEVGKNADAAKLPKIFYVNWFRRGEDKSFLWPGFGENSRVLKWAIERIEGKAAAVETPIGHVPTADALDLSGLEASTADIETSLVVDVDEWKAEIPLIEEWFTKIGDKLPSSLRDEFESLKQRLG